The DNA sequence TCCGTCCTGGAGCCGAAGTTCTCGGGCCTGCTCAGCAGCGCGCCCTCCGTGGTCGGCAACGCCCGCAACATCGTGAGTGAATTCGACGTCTACCAGCGGGAGTTGGCCCGTCTGGTGACGAACGTCACCAAGCTGTACGACGTGACGTCCACGCTGCCCGCGTACGAGCCGGACCCCTCCACGATCCGCCTCCTGCACGTCTCCGACATCCACCTCAACCCGGCGAGCTGGAAGATCGTCAACTCGCTCGTCGAGCAGTACGACATCGACGTCATCGTCGACTCCGGCGACACCATGGACCACGGCACCAGCGCCGAGAACGGCTTCCTCGACCCCATCGAGGACCTCGACGCGCCCTATGTGTGGGTGCGCGGCAACCACGACTCCACGACCACGCAGCGCTATCTGAAGAAGCTCAAGAACGCGCACGTGCTGGACGACGGGAAGCCCGTGGACGTCGCGGGCCTGCGGTTCGCGGGCATCGGCGACCCCCAGTTCACGCCCGACCGCTCCACGAAGGCGGAGGGCGACCCGGCGGAGGAGGTGGCGGGCATCACGCTCGCCTCGTCCCTGCGCGCCCAGGCCGCCGCGCGCACCCCGGTCGACGTGGCGGTCGCGCACAACCCGGTGGCCGCGCGCGAGACGGACGGCACGGTGCCCCTGGTCCTCGCGGGGCATCTGCACCACCAGGAGATGGAGGTCATGGACAAGGGCACCCGGCTGCGGATCGAGGGCTCCACCGGTGGCAGCGGGCTGCGCGCCGTCGAGGGCGAGCACCCGGACCCCGTCGAGACCTCCGTGCTCTATCTGGACCGCGCCACCAAGCGGCTCCAGGCCTGGGACGAGATCAAGCTCGGTGGGCTCGGCCTCACGAAAGCCGAGGTCAGCCGCCATCTGCCCAAGGAGAACCAGCCCGGGGCCAAGCCCTCGACACCTCCGCCGGGCCCTCCTCCGTAAACCGTTTTGGCGATCGGTCCCCGCATCCCATATGCTTCTCACGTCCCCGACGCGCTGCGAAGCGCCCAGGCGGGTCGATAGCCCTCATCGTCTAGCGGCCTAGGACGCCGCCCTTTCAAGGCGGTAGCACGGGTTCGAATCCCGTTGGGGGCACGCACCACCCTGTGCGAGACTAGTGCTCGCACAACGCAAGGTCCTGTGGAGCAGTTTGGAGTGCTCGCCACCCTGTCAAGGTGGAGGCCGCGGGTTCAAATCCCGTCAGGACCGCTTGCAGATCACCCCGGTGAGCTGCGTGGCTGGGTAGCTCAGTTGGTACGAGCGATCGCCTGAAAAGCGATAGGTCGCCGGTTCGATCCCGGCCCCAGCCACCACCAGAAGCCCTCGTCTCCGGACGGGGGTTTCGTCGTTTCCCGGGCCGTGGTCCGGCCGGGTGATGTTTCACGTGAAACACCTTGCCCCGCGCGCCAGTTGGCGTCCGCTCTGGGCGGGCCCGGCAGGCCCGCCCAGAGCAGGAGTCACTCCGCGTCCGGTGCCACGCCGGACTCCGCGCGACGGCCCGCGCCGGACTCCGTGCGGCGGCCGCGGACCGCCGCCGCCAGGGCGACCGCGGCGGCCACGGCGACGAGGCCGAGCAGGGCCGCCCAGTCCGGGACCGCGTCACCGATGCGGCTCGCCCGCTCCTGGACCGTGTACGAGTCGTCCACGTCGAGGAGGCCGGGCAGCGCGGCGGCGCCGTCGTAGGCGAGGAACAGGGCGCCGAGCAGCACGAAGAACAGGCCGGAGAGCAGGGACGTCGTATGCAGCTCAAGGCGGCCGACGCGGAAGGCACGGCCGCGCAGCCACCGCCGCCGCCCCAGGTCGAACCGCTCCCACAGCGCGGCGAGGACGAACAGCGGCACCGCCATCCCCAGCGCGTACACGGCGAGCAGCGCGCCCCCGTACACCGGGCTGCCGCTCACCGCGGCGACCGTCAGGACGCTGCCGAGGATCGGGCCCGCGCAGAACCCGGCGAGCCCGTAGACGGCGCCGAGCGCGTACACCGATACCGCCGTGGTGGGCCGGATGCGCCCGGAAAGCTCGGCGAGGCGGCGGGAGGCGAAGCCGAGCCCCACCACCTGCGCGATCCCGAGCGCGATGATCGTCCAGCCCGCCCAGAACACCAGCTGCTCCCGGTGCCCGAAGAAGAACCGCCCGGCCGTCGACCCGGCGGCGCCGAGCGGCACGAGGGTCGTGGCGAGCCCGGCGTAGAAGATCCCGGTCCGGGCGAGCAGCCGCGACGTGGAGTCGATCGAGTACGCGAAGAACGCCGGAAGCAGCAGTGCGCTGCACGGGCTGACCAGGGCGAGGAGACCGGCGAGGAAGGCGGCGAAGTATCCGACGTCGGCCGTCACTTGCCGGAACCCCCCTTGCCGCCCTTGGCGCGGCTCGCCGCCGCCTTCTCGATCGCCTCCTCGAAGACGGACTGGGGCTGCGCGCCCGCGATGGGCCGCCCGTTGATCAGGAAGGACGGGGTGGACGTGGCGCCGAGCTTGTAGCCCTGGTCCTGGTCCTTCTTCACCGCCGCCTTGGCCGCGTCGCTCTCGGCGTCCCGCAGGAAGCGCGGGACGTCCTTGACCCCGGCCTCGCGCGCCAGTTCCTTGAGCCGTCCCTCACGGAAGCCCTTCTCCTTGGCGCCGTCCGCGTACGCGGCCTCGTGGAACTGCCAGAACCGGCCTTGCTCGCCCGCGGCCCAGGCGCCGCGCGCCGCCCGCTCGGAGTCCTCACCGAAGATCGGGAAGTTGCGCCACTCGATGCGCAGGGTGCCGTTGTCGACGTACTTCTTCACCAGGTCGGGCTCGGTGTCCCGGGCGAACTTGCCGCAGAAGCCGCACTTGAAGTCGGCGAACTCGATCATGACGACGGGCGCGTCGGCCTTGCCCTGGGCGAGCGCGTCCTTGGCGTCGCGGCGCGCGAGGGCCTCCAGCTCGGGGAAGACACCCGCCTCCGGCGCGGCGGAGTCCGAGCCCTTCGCGGCAGCCGCGGAGGACCCCTTGGACCCGGAATCGTCCGGCTTGGTGGCGGTGTACGAGGCGAGACCGAGCGCCCCGGCGGCGACGGCGACCGCGGCGACGACGGCGATGTTCTTCTTCTTGCGGGCAGTGGACATGGTGATGCGCTTCTCCTGTTGCGTGCGTAGCTGAAGGGGCCCCTGAGACAGGGGCCTCCTACACGCGCAGTACGGAGAGATCCACCGGTGACGGGGGCGTGAGCGGCGGCGGCGCGCGCAGCGACGCGACGGCCCGCACGGCGAGCTCACCGCTCCAGGAGCCGCAGTCGTCGACGACGCGGACCGCGAACGCCGACGGCGGCAGCTCGTACCCGGGCCCCTGGCGCG is a window from the Streptomyces spectabilis genome containing:
- a CDS encoding metallophosphoesterase family protein is translated as MGRDVTVVLRHLRSLRGAPSALLDRARTRWHGHRSARETARQRRALPELGKAPHPFARSLGLITVVVLGAWLGLLVVGSVRTSVGPMDTRMALRPSLTGGTKIDVSPLGALELRSHTAPIRLDVDVDRLDPVRSEALVNHPERINGLQEEVASDVAGGTLNLAVRSCAAVVAGATALGLAVYRRPRRALAAGGLALTLLAASGVAAFATWNPRSVLEPKFSGLLSSAPSVVGNARNIVSEFDVYQRELARLVTNVTKLYDVTSTLPAYEPDPSTIRLLHVSDIHLNPASWKIVNSLVEQYDIDVIVDSGDTMDHGTSAENGFLDPIEDLDAPYVWVRGNHDSTTTQRYLKKLKNAHVLDDGKPVDVAGLRFAGIGDPQFTPDRSTKAEGDPAEEVAGITLASSLRAQAAARTPVDVAVAHNPVAARETDGTVPLVLAGHLHHQEMEVMDKGTRLRIEGSTGGSGLRAVEGEHPDPVETSVLYLDRATKRLQAWDEIKLGGLGLTKAEVSRHLPKENQPGAKPSTPPPGPPP
- a CDS encoding cytochrome c biogenesis CcdA family protein, giving the protein MTADVGYFAAFLAGLLALVSPCSALLLPAFFAYSIDSTSRLLARTGIFYAGLATTLVPLGAAGSTAGRFFFGHREQLVFWAGWTIIALGIAQVVGLGFASRRLAELSGRIRPTTAVSVYALGAVYGLAGFCAGPILGSVLTVAAVSGSPVYGGALLAVYALGMAVPLFVLAALWERFDLGRRRWLRGRAFRVGRLELHTTSLLSGLFFVLLGALFLAYDGAAALPGLLDVDDSYTVQERASRIGDAVPDWAALLGLVAVAAAVALAAAVRGRRTESGAGRRAESGVAPDAE
- a CDS encoding DsbA family protein; this translates as MSTARKKKNIAVVAAVAVAAGALGLASYTATKPDDSGSKGSSAAAAKGSDSAAPEAGVFPELEALARRDAKDALAQGKADAPVVMIEFADFKCGFCGKFARDTEPDLVKKYVDNGTLRIEWRNFPIFGEDSERAARGAWAAGEQGRFWQFHEAAYADGAKEKGFREGRLKELAREAGVKDVPRFLRDAESDAAKAAVKKDQDQGYKLGATSTPSFLINGRPIAGAQPQSVFEEAIEKAAASRAKGGKGGSGK